In the genome of Candidatus Sericytochromatia bacterium, the window AGGGGGCGCGGGCGTTAGCCGGCACGCGGTCCAGGCGATCGTACTCGGCCTGGATGGCCTCCACCGCACGGTCGTCGTCGGTGTCGCCGAGCAACGCCAGCAATTCGGCCCGCTTGCGCATGGCCGCCGCATCGAAGCCCGTCACGGCTTGCAGCTCTGTCACCAGGCGCGCCACGTCCGGCATCGCCGCGGAGGCCGCCCGGCTGAGCGGGCGTGGGGCGAGCGTGGGGGCCGGGGCGAGCGCCTGCACGCCGCAGCCCGTCAGCAGGCTCGTGAGCAGAATCGTGGCGGTCAGACGATGCAGCAGCATGGCAAGGCTCCGGGTCGCGGGGGGCACTGGCTGCTTTGTCGTCACCGGGCGCCGCCATTCGATTAAGTTAAAAGTAAGTTTGATTTAAAGGTTGGGACATGACATGGGCAGGCGCTCGCTTCAGCGGAGGCCACACAGCTTGCGGGCCTGGCCCGACTCCCTGGCGCGCACTGCGCTGCGAGCGGGCTCAAGCCCGCACGGCAACCCGACGCACGAACTCCGACAGCAGATCCTGGCCATCCCAAACCCGATCGAAGGCCAGGGCCTGGCCCACCGGCACCATGCGGTCGATGCCCCGGCCGTTCAAGGCTTGCGCGAGGGCCACCAGGTCGTCGTGCGATACGCCGTGGTGGATCAGGGTCTGGTCCTTGCGGCACACGAAGGGGACCAGCTCCGTCAGGGTTTCGATCCGGGTTTCATAGAACAGGCCACCGCCGCACCAGCGTTCGCGGAGGTCCGGTAGGCCCGTGACCCGGAGCACGGCCACCTCGGGGGCCGGCGCATGGTAGGCCTGCACCGGAGCATCCAGCAGGCCTGAGAGGGTTTCCACCCATTTGCTCATGCGCACCGCCGGCGTCAGGCGGTAACGTCGCTGGGCGACATGGTCGGCCAGTTGCTCGAAAAACCGACGGCTGGCTTGTTGCTGAGCCGCCTCCTCGCCACGCCAGACCACCAGGCGGGGTGAGGCGCAGCCTTGCTGATCGAACCAGTAGACGTCGTTGTAAAACCCTTCGGCCAGCCCGGCCATTTCCGCGGCCGAAAGCGCCAGCACGGCCGCCGCGTCGAGCACGGCCAGCGAGTAGCGGTCGGGAAAAACCAGTTCGCGGGCGTGCGCTCCGAGCGGGAACGTGCGCAGTCGCTCGATGGTGGCGTCTCCACCCCAGATCACGCGCACGTCGCAGGCCGCCGACAGGCGGGCATTGACCGCTTCCTCGTGGCCATAGCGCAGGAAGGCGTTGGCGGCGGCGATCGCGGCGTGTTCGGGGCGGGCCAGCAACTGGTTGAGCGTCTCACACAGCCACTGCACCTGAGGCGATTCGTTCCGCTCCGAGATGCGCACGACGTTGCGGTTGCCCGTGATGGCGGCGAGCAGCCACGAGTACACGAACATCGTGTCGACATTCGCAGGCGGAATGTGAAAGACCAGGCCGCGCGGCGCCAGCAGCACCTCAGGCGTTGCCAGCGCCTCGAAGGCTCGCTGCAAGCGGGCCAGCTCGGCGCGTCGCATCCAGAAGGCCAGCGCCACCAGGTCCGGGTAGTGGCGGCCTTCGGGGTGTGCAAACAGGATCTGGGAAAACGCGCTGAAAAAGGCCAGCAGACGTGGGTCGAATGGGCGCAACGGTTCGGGCCCAGGCGCCGTCAGGGCCGCGATGGTGGCATCCAGTTCCAGCCAGCCCGGCGCTGGCGCGAGTCGCTCAATGGTCGTCATCGCAGGGTGAACTCCTTGGCATGCGTGTCGCTGCAGCCCCGCAGTTCGGCTTTCGGCAGGCGCCCCTTCACGCTGAAGCGCTTGCCCAGGCGTCCGCAGGTGCCGTCATCCACCCCGTGAATCGTGCCCAGGTCCTCGGTCAACAGGGCGTGCCCGGGATAGCTCCACGGCAGCAGGCTGAGCACTTCAATCAGGCCTTCCTGGCCATGCGGTAAGGGGGCCCAGCTGTAGGGATCGCGCACGATCACGTCGGCAAACAGCGGGGGGTACAGGAAGCCATCCTCGCCTTCCAGAAAGACGCTGCCCACCTGTTCCACCATGCCGTAGAAGTTGTAGCAGCGGGTCAGGCCGCAATCGTCGCGCAAGGCCTGCTTGAAGGCATCATTGCCGACGGCGATTTCTTGCAACTTTTTCCAGCCGCCGCTGTGAATCAGGATGCCCTGCGAGAGGTCCGGCTTGCGCTGCCGCACGGCCTGATAGAGGTGCTGCCAGACCATGAAGGTGAAACCGAAAATCAGAAAGGGGGCCTGACCGTGTTCGGCCAGAAATGCGTCCAGGGCTGCGTGGTCGAGCTGCATGTCGTCATCCAGCAGGTACTGGTGCTTGCGGCCGAAGTTCATCATGCCCAGCACGCCGGCGCCGCGCGCCGAGAAGCTGGTGCGGTTCTTGACCACGCTGGGCGTGTCCACAATCAGCATCGGAAGGCGTTTGGCTCCGATCACGTGACCGATGATCGCGGCCAGCGCCGAGATCTGGCGCCGAGCGGTGGTCTGGTCCAACACGATGCGGCTGACGGCCTGCCCCGTGGTGCCACTGGAGGTCAGGGTCTTGAACACCTCCTCCTCCGGCACGCTGCGCAACAGCTGCTGCTTGAACAGACTCACGGGCAGAAAGGGCACCTCCTCCAAGCACGTGGCCGGCTTCTGGTCCGCGTTCGTCAGTTTCATGATGCGAGCGTAAGCGGGACAGGCGTTGCGATGGTGCTGCGTGAGCGTATTCAGACCTGCCAGCAGGCCGGTTTCCTTCTCGGCCTGGGCCAACCGGTAAGGATTCGGCGCGAACCAGGATGTTGTGTCCATCTCAGCCATCCTCTCGCAGGCGCTGGTAGTCGACCTTGCCCGAGGCGAGCAAGGGCAAGGCCTCGACTCGACGCAGCTGCAGGGCGGTGTGGTGCAGCTTGAGGCGCCCCGCCAGCTCGCGCGTCAGGGTGCGCAGGCTGTCGCCATCGCCAAATTCGCAGTAGAGCACCAGGCGCTCTTTTTGCTCCACGGCTGCCGCCGGGCCCAACTGTCGGACCAGGTCCTCGACCTCATCCAGATTCAGGCGCAAGCCGAACAGCTTGGCAATGCGCTTCAGCCGACCCGTCACGTACAGAAAGCCGTCCGCATCCAGGTACCCGAGGTCGCCGGTGGCAAGACGCCCCTGGCACTCGTCGCCCCGTGCCAGGTCGGCTCGACCGGTGGCGTAGCCCATCATCACGTTGGGGCCTGTGTACACGATTTCCCCCCCAGCCCCGTGCTCGGCGGCGGCAGGGTCGAGGGGTTCAATCGTCAGGGTGCCGCCTGGAATCACCCGGCCGACCGAACCGAGCTTGTCGGGCAGCGCCTCCGGAGGCATGACGGCGATGCGGGCCGTGGCTTCGGTCTGGCCGTACATCGGCAGGAAGTGCTTCCCGTGCCGGGCCAGCGTCTGGTGATACCAGGCCACCAGCTCGGGTTTCAGGCGGCCGCCGGCCTGGGTCATGGTCGTGAGCGTGGGAATGCACCAGGTGTCAGGTCCCAGGCGGCGCAGCGTCTCATAGGTATACGGCACGCCCGCAAACGAATCACAGCCTTCTGCCCGCATGATGGCCCAGAAGTCTCGTTCCAGGACGGTCCGGTCTGACAGCAGCAAGGAGGCCCCGGCTTTGAGGTGACTGTTGAGCACCGACAAGCCATAGGCATAGTGGAGGCCCTGGTAAGCCATGGCGCGCGCATGAGGGGTCAGCCCTAGGGCCTCGGCGATGGCAACGGCATTGGCCTCCACGGCGGCGGCCGAGAGGCGCACGAACTTAGGGCTGCCAGTCGAGCCCGAGGTCGAGAGCAGAAGGGCCAGCTCCGGGTGTAACGGGCCCTGGGCGGACGTGTTGCGCCGGCTGACGAAGAGGCCGTCATCCAGGGCGGCTGCCGCTTCATCGCGCGGCTCCGGCGTGATCACCCATTCGGGCTGGTAGGCCTCTGCCAGGGTTGCCAGATGCGACTCCGAGGTGTCGGGGTCGAGCAGCGCGACGGTGTGGCCGGCTCGCACAAGTGCCAGATACGCCACCACCGTGGCTGGCCGCAGCGGGCACGCCAGCAAGGCCAGGCCGCGCGCTTCAGGGGCGAAACGCGCGCTCACGTCCGCGATGCGTTGCTCCAGTTCGCTGTATGACACCCAGCGGGCCTGTGCCCGGTCGTACAGGGCTGCCCCCCCCGCGGCCGCCGCTTGCATCGGGCGCAGGTAGGCCGGCTTCAAATCAGCATCCCTCCGTCCACCCCGATCACCTGACCGGTGATGTAACTGGACAGCTCCGAGGCGAGAAAAAGGTTTGCCTGAGCGACGTCCGTGGGGGTGCCGACTCGCCCCAGCTTGATGCTGTCAACCCGCTCCTGGTGTTTTTCTGGCGGCAAATTGCGAATCATGTCCGTGGCGATATAGCCGGGAGCGACGGCATTGACCCGGATGTTCTGAGGGGCCAGCTCCTTGGCCGCGGAGTAAGTCAGGCCGATCACGGCCGCCTTTGAGGCGCCATAAACGGTCTGGCCCGCGTTGCCGTGGGTGCCGATGATCGAGCTGATGTTGATGATGCTGCCGCGGCGGGCGCGGCTCATCAGGCGAGCGGCCGCGTGCAGGTTGTAGATGGGGCCCAGGGCATTCACGGCCATGACCCGTTCCACGGTCTCACGCGGCACCATGCCGACCAGGCCGTCCTCCAGCACGCCGGCATTGTTGACCAGTACGTCCAGGCGCTTGAAAGCCTTGAAAATGGCCTGGTAAATGCGACCCACCTCCGCCGGATCCGCCACATCGCCCAGGAAGCCCAGGCTTTCCCGGCTGCCCAGCTGTTTCAATGCGTCCACCCGGGCCGCCAAGGCATCCGCGTCGCGGTGTCCGTTGATGAGCACCGTGGCCCCGTGTCGGGCAAACAGCTGGG includes:
- a CDS encoding acyl-CoA reductase, whose translation is MTTIERLAPAPGWLELDATIAALTAPGPEPLRPFDPRLLAFFSAFSQILFAHPEGRHYPDLVALAFWMRRAELARLQRAFEALATPEVLLAPRGLVFHIPPANVDTMFVYSWLLAAITGNRNVVRISERNESPQVQWLCETLNQLLARPEHAAIAAANAFLRYGHEEAVNARLSAACDVRVIWGGDATIERLRTFPLGAHARELVFPDRYSLAVLDAAAVLALSAAEMAGLAEGFYNDVYWFDQQGCASPRLVVWRGEEAAQQQASRRFFEQLADHVAQRRYRLTPAVRMSKWVETLSGLLDAPVQAYHAPAPEVAVLRVTGLPDLRERWCGGGLFYETRIETLTELVPFVCRKDQTLIHHGVSHDDLVALAQALNGRGIDRMVPVGQALAFDRVWDGQDLLSEFVRRVAVRA
- a CDS encoding acyl-protein synthetase; protein product: MDTTSWFAPNPYRLAQAEKETGLLAGLNTLTQHHRNACPAYARIMKLTNADQKPATCLEEVPFLPVSLFKQQLLRSVPEEEVFKTLTSSGTTGQAVSRIVLDQTTARRQISALAAIIGHVIGAKRLPMLIVDTPSVVKNRTSFSARGAGVLGMMNFGRKHQYLLDDDMQLDHAALDAFLAEHGQAPFLIFGFTFMVWQHLYQAVRQRKPDLSQGILIHSGGWKKLQEIAVGNDAFKQALRDDCGLTRCYNFYGMVEQVGSVFLEGEDGFLYPPLFADVIVRDPYSWAPLPHGQEGLIEVLSLLPWSYPGHALLTEDLGTIHGVDDGTCGRLGKRFSVKGRLPKAELRGCSDTHAKEFTLR
- a CDS encoding AMP-binding protein, with translation MKPAYLRPMQAAAAGGAALYDRAQARWVSYSELEQRIADVSARFAPEARGLALLACPLRPATVVAYLALVRAGHTVALLDPDTSESHLATLAEAYQPEWVITPEPRDEAAAALDDGLFVSRRNTSAQGPLHPELALLLSTSGSTGSPKFVRLSAAAVEANAVAIAEALGLTPHARAMAYQGLHYAYGLSVLNSHLKAGASLLLSDRTVLERDFWAIMRAEGCDSFAGVPYTYETLRRLGPDTWCIPTLTTMTQAGGRLKPELVAWYHQTLARHGKHFLPMYGQTEATARIAVMPPEALPDKLGSVGRVIPGGTLTIEPLDPAAAEHGAGGEIVYTGPNVMMGYATGRADLARGDECQGRLATGDLGYLDADGFLYVTGRLKRIAKLFGLRLNLDEVEDLVRQLGPAAAVEQKERLVLYCEFGDGDSLRTLTRELAGRLKLHHTALQLRRVEALPLLASGKVDYQRLREDG
- a CDS encoding glucose 1-dehydrogenase, producing the protein MLEGKVAYITGATRGIGWETAQLFARHGATVLINGHRDADALAARVDALKQLGSRESLGFLGDVADPAEVGRIYQAIFKAFKRLDVLVNNAGVLEDGLVGMVPRETVERVMAVNALGPIYNLHAAARLMSRARRGSIINISSIIGTHGNAGQTVYGASKAAVIGLTYSAAKELAPQNIRVNAVAPGYIATDMIRNLPPEKHQERVDSIKLGRVGTPTDVAQANLFLASELSSYITGQVIGVDGGMLI